A genomic region of Anas acuta chromosome 1, bAnaAcu1.1, whole genome shotgun sequence contains the following coding sequences:
- the SLC25A3 gene encoding solute carrier family 25 member 3 isoform X2, translating to MFSSIAPLARLNPFYAPHFQLVQDGLRKRTEPAEAPSTRRSLAAASAAEEYSCAYGSGRFFMLCGLGGIISCGTTHTALVPLDLVKCRIQVDPQKYKSIFNGFSVTVKEDGVRGLAKGWAPTFIGYSMQGLCKFGFYEVFKILYGNMLGEENAYLWRTSLYLAASASAEFFADIALAPMEAAKVRIQTQPGYANTLRQAVPKMFGEEGIWAFYKGVAPLWMRQIPYTMMKFACFERTVEALYKYVVPKPRSECSKGEQLVVTFVAGYIAGVFCAIVSHPADSVVSVLNKEKGSSASQVLMRLGFKGVWKGLFARIIMIGTLTALQWFIYDSVKVYFRLPRPPPPEMPESLKKKLGLTQ from the exons ATGTTCTCGTCCATCGCGCCGCTCGCCCGGCTCAACCCGTTCTACGCGCCGCACTTCCAGCTGGTGCAGGACGGCCTGAGGAAGCGCACGGAGCCCGCCGAGGCGCCCAGCACGCGGCGGAGCTTGGCGGCCGCGTCTGCAGCCGAAG AATACAGCTGTGCATATGGCTCAGGCAGATTCTTTATGCTTTGTGGCCTTGGTGGGATTATTAGCTGTGGAACAACACATACAGCACTGGTTCCTCTAGACCTGGTTAAATGCAGAATACAG GTTGATCCACAAAAATACAAGAGCATCTTCAATGGATTTTCAGTGACGGTCAAAGAAGATGGAGTTCGTGGCTTGGCTAAGGGATGGGCTCCAACCTTTATTGGATATTCGATGCAGGGGCTTTGTAAATTTGGTTTCTATGAAGTTTTCAAAATCCTATATGGCAACATGCTTGGAGAG GAAAATGCATATTTGTGGCGTACTTCACTATATCTAGCTGCATCTGCCAGTGCAGAGTTTTTTGCTGACATTGCTCTGGCTCCAATGGAAGCTGCTAAAGTTCGCATTCAGACACAGCCTGGATATGCTAACACTCTGCGGCAAGCTGTACCTAAAATGTTTGGAGAAGAAGGCATCTGGGC TTTCTATAAAGGTGTTGCCCCACTATGGATGAGACAGATTCCATACACAATGATGAAATTTGCCTGCTTTGAACGTACTGTTGAAGCTCTCTACAAGTATGTTGTTCCCAAGCCACGAAGTGAATGTTCAAAAGGAGAACAGCTGGTAGTCACATTTGTTGCAGGCTATATTG CTGGTGTGTTCTGTGCAATTGTTTCTCATCCTGCTGATTCTGTGGTGTCTGTGTTGAACAAGGAAAAGGGCAGTTCTGCCTCACAGGTTCTTATGAGGCTTGGATTCAAAG GTGTATGGAAAGGCCTGTTTGCCCGTATCATCATGATCGGTACCCTGACTGCACTACAGTGGTTcatctatgattctgtgaaggtTTATTTCAGACTTCCTCGTCCACCTCCACCTGAAATGCCAGAATCTCTGAAGAAGAAGCTTGGTTTAACTCAGTAG
- the SLC25A3 gene encoding solute carrier family 25 member 3 isoform X1, translating into MFSSIAPLARLNPFYAPHFQLVQDGLRKRTEPAEAPSTRRSLAAASAAEDYSCEYGSLKFYALCGFGGVLSCGLTHTAVVPLDLVKCRMQVDPQKYKSIFNGFSVTVKEDGVRGLAKGWAPTFIGYSMQGLCKFGFYEVFKILYGNMLGEENAYLWRTSLYLAASASAEFFADIALAPMEAAKVRIQTQPGYANTLRQAVPKMFGEEGIWAFYKGVAPLWMRQIPYTMMKFACFERTVEALYKYVVPKPRSECSKGEQLVVTFVAGYIAGVFCAIVSHPADSVVSVLNKEKGSSASQVLMRLGFKGVWKGLFARIIMIGTLTALQWFIYDSVKVYFRLPRPPPPEMPESLKKKLGLTQ; encoded by the exons ATGTTCTCGTCCATCGCGCCGCTCGCCCGGCTCAACCCGTTCTACGCGCCGCACTTCCAGCTGGTGCAGGACGGCCTGAGGAAGCGCACGGAGCCCGCCGAGGCGCCCAGCACGCGGCGGAGCTTGGCGGCCGCGTCTGCAGCCGAAG ACTACAGTTGTGAATATGGCTCGCTCAAGTTTTATGCTCTCTGTGGCTTTGGTGGGGTCCTAAGTTGTGGCCTGACCCACACTGCTGTCGTACCTCTGGATTTAGTGAAATGTCGTATGCAG GTTGATCCACAAAAATACAAGAGCATCTTCAATGGATTTTCAGTGACGGTCAAAGAAGATGGAGTTCGTGGCTTGGCTAAGGGATGGGCTCCAACCTTTATTGGATATTCGATGCAGGGGCTTTGTAAATTTGGTTTCTATGAAGTTTTCAAAATCCTATATGGCAACATGCTTGGAGAG GAAAATGCATATTTGTGGCGTACTTCACTATATCTAGCTGCATCTGCCAGTGCAGAGTTTTTTGCTGACATTGCTCTGGCTCCAATGGAAGCTGCTAAAGTTCGCATTCAGACACAGCCTGGATATGCTAACACTCTGCGGCAAGCTGTACCTAAAATGTTTGGAGAAGAAGGCATCTGGGC TTTCTATAAAGGTGTTGCCCCACTATGGATGAGACAGATTCCATACACAATGATGAAATTTGCCTGCTTTGAACGTACTGTTGAAGCTCTCTACAAGTATGTTGTTCCCAAGCCACGAAGTGAATGTTCAAAAGGAGAACAGCTGGTAGTCACATTTGTTGCAGGCTATATTG CTGGTGTGTTCTGTGCAATTGTTTCTCATCCTGCTGATTCTGTGGTGTCTGTGTTGAACAAGGAAAAGGGCAGTTCTGCCTCACAGGTTCTTATGAGGCTTGGATTCAAAG GTGTATGGAAAGGCCTGTTTGCCCGTATCATCATGATCGGTACCCTGACTGCACTACAGTGGTTcatctatgattctgtgaaggtTTATTTCAGACTTCCTCGTCCACCTCCACCTGAAATGCCAGAATCTCTGAAGAAGAAGCTTGGTTTAACTCAGTAG